Proteins from one Dromiciops gliroides isolate mDroGli1 chromosome 6, mDroGli1.pri, whole genome shotgun sequence genomic window:
- the SMIM18 gene encoding small integral membrane protein 18, whose protein sequence is MESLSMATLNATLWNETTSTPRLPTTTSAYQYIGFQVQKVYPFHDNWNTACFIIMLLFIFTVVSLMLLAFIYEVLDCCCCAKDKTLSDLESEPSPLRTMMDNMRRQDTEVV, encoded by the coding sequence ATGGAATCGCTAAGCATGGCCACTCTAAATGCCACTCTCTGGAACGAGACCACCAGCACTCCCCGCCTACCTACCACCACGTCGGCCTACCAGTACATTGGCTTTCAAGTCCAAAAGGTTTACCCTTTCCATGACAACTGGAACACGGCCTGCTTCATCATCATGCTGTTATTTATATTTACAGTCGTCTCTCTGATGCTCCTGGCCTTCATTTATGAGGTCCTGGACTGCTGCTGCTGTGCCAAAGACAAAACCCTGAGCGACTTGGAGAGCGAGCCGAGCCCTCTGCGAACCATGATGGACAACATGAGAAGGCAGGACACGGAAGTGGTCTAG